The proteins below come from a single Miscanthus floridulus cultivar M001 chromosome 1, ASM1932011v1, whole genome shotgun sequence genomic window:
- the LOC136487764 gene encoding uncharacterized protein translates to MAGKGILHFDGASKGNPGKAGAGAVLMTEDGRVVSRIHEGLGVATNNVAEYRALIRGLKQASDHGFTSIEAYGDSQLVSNQVNGVWQTRNQNMKELYNEVTQLKGYFDSFKISHVPREWNAEADRQANMGIKLESGAVSEERGDI, encoded by the exons ATGGCGGGTAAAGGTATTCTTCATTTTGATGGTGCTTCAAAAGGGAACCCAGGAAAAGCAGGTGCTGGAGCTGTGCTTATGACTGAAGATGGTAGAGTG GTATCTCGGATTCATGAGGGTCTTGGTGTCGCTACTAATAATGTTGCTGAGTATCGGGCCCTGATCAGAGGACTGAAACAAGCGAGTGATCATGGATTCACGAGTATTGAAGCATATGGGGACTCTCAACTTGTCAGCAATCAG GTGAATGGTGTCTGGCAAACCAGGAACCAGAACATGAAGGAGCTGTATAATGAAGTGACACAGCTAAAAGGGTACTTTGACTCCTTTAAGATCAGCCATGTTCCACGG GAGTGGAATGCTGAGGCGGATCGCCAGGCGAACATGGGTATCAAGCTTGAAA GTGGCGCCGTGTCTGAGGAGCGTGGTGACATCTGA
- the LOC136487770 gene encoding uncharacterized protein, with product MAGKGILHFDGASKGNPGKAGAGAVLMTEDGRVVSRIHEGLGVATNNVAEYRALIRGLKQASDHGFTSIEAYGDSQLVSNQVNGVWQTRNQNMKELCNEVTQLKGNFDSFKISHVPRVCNAFIVLYIYKLASLVLHHRHLVK from the exons ATGGCGGGTAAAGGTATTCTTCATTTTGATGGTGCTTCAAAAGGGAACCCAGGAAAAGCAGGTGCTGGAGCTGTGCTTATGACTGAAGATGGTAGAGTG GTATCTCGGATTCATGAGGGTCTTGGTGTCGCTACTAATAATGTTGCTGAGTATCGGGCCCTGATCAGAGGACTGAAACAAGCGAGTGATCATGGATTCACGAGTATTGAAGCATATGGGGACTCTCAACTTGTCAGCAATCAG GTGAATGGTGTCTGGCAAACCAGGAACCAGAACATGAAGGAGCTGTGCAATGAAGTGACACAGCTAAAAGGGAACTTTGACTCCTTTAAGATCAGCCATGTTCCACGGGTATGCAATGCATTTatagttttatatatatataagcttGCATCTTTGGTTTTGCATCATAGACATTTGGTCAAATAA